In Nocardioides sp. InS609-2, a single genomic region encodes these proteins:
- a CDS encoding radical SAM protein, with translation MSPSANTRAGAEPVATPAGAVAVLVDGGDMDCGSGLLLLITRAMRRLEAGQLLGVRSAEPSVLTDLPVWADLVGHDVDAQVGETPGGPWWFAVRKLGATSQAGALAEIESGTVFSRGSRTPVGQRLWVYSNFDCNLACDYCCAESSTRADARRFSPDVARDVFAEFRAMGGREVFLTGGEPFMHPDLGDLLAAAEGTERTLLTNAMILGRGRRRQLLESLDRSVTLQVSLDSATAALHDRQRGAGSWERAVAGIGLARSLGFRVRVAATLYEEDPAGVEALHRRLDEEGIDRDDRLVRPVAAEGFADGGVHVSIDNLEPEPTLAVDGAWWHPVAVTNPNMRIADAPLPLAEVFGVVRDTVAVQDASARTGREVFRCA, from the coding sequence ATGTCGCCATCCGCCAACACCCGCGCCGGTGCTGAGCCGGTCGCCACGCCTGCCGGTGCCGTCGCGGTGCTCGTGGACGGGGGAGACATGGACTGTGGCAGCGGGCTGCTCCTCCTGATCACTCGGGCGATGCGGCGCCTGGAGGCCGGTCAGCTGCTCGGCGTGCGCAGTGCCGAGCCCAGCGTGCTCACCGATCTTCCGGTCTGGGCAGACCTTGTCGGTCATGACGTCGATGCCCAGGTCGGTGAGACCCCGGGCGGTCCCTGGTGGTTCGCCGTCCGGAAGCTGGGGGCCACCTCGCAGGCTGGCGCCCTCGCCGAGATCGAGTCGGGCACGGTCTTCAGCCGCGGGTCGCGCACTCCGGTGGGGCAGCGACTGTGGGTCTACAGCAACTTCGACTGCAATCTGGCTTGCGACTACTGTTGCGCGGAGTCCTCAACGCGGGCGGACGCCCGACGCTTCTCCCCGGATGTGGCTCGCGACGTCTTCGCGGAGTTCCGGGCCATGGGCGGGCGGGAGGTCTTCCTCACGGGTGGCGAGCCCTTCATGCACCCCGACCTCGGCGACCTGTTGGCCGCAGCCGAGGGGACCGAGCGCACCTTGCTCACGAATGCGATGATCCTCGGCCGGGGTCGCCGCCGTCAGCTGCTGGAGTCATTGGACCGCTCGGTGACTCTGCAGGTCAGCCTCGACTCGGCCACTGCCGCCCTGCACGATCGGCAGCGCGGGGCGGGGTCGTGGGAGCGCGCTGTGGCCGGGATCGGGCTGGCCCGTTCGCTCGGCTTCCGGGTCCGGGTAGCCGCAACTCTGTACGAGGAGGACCCGGCCGGTGTGGAGGCGCTGCACCGTCGGCTGGATGAGGAGGGCATCGATCGCGACGACCGACTTGTCCGGCCGGTGGCCGCGGAGGGCTTCGCCGACGGCGGTGTGCACGTGTCGATCGACAACCTGGAGCCGGAACCCACCCTGGCCGTCGACGGCGCCTGGTGGCACCCGGTGGCCGTCACCAACCCGAACATGCGCATCGCGGACGCGCCGTTGCCGCTGGCAGAGGTTTTCGGTGTGGTGCGGGACACGGTAGCCGTCCAGGACGCTTCGGCCCGTACCGGCAGAGAGGTGTTCCGCTGTGCCTGA
- a CDS encoding putative selenate ABC transporter substrate-binding protein has product MAQIPRRSLLLGSAGLLLLTACGGKDGSAGGGAAERGSPLGISAIPDQDPELLNRLYPSVASRFAEATGLEVTYRPVTDYTAVVRAFEVGDIHLAWMGGLTGVQARVRVEGATAIAQRDIDADFHSLFIANSAAGLAPFEDVTGLAGLAGHTLTFGSETSTSGRLMPQYFMAQGGLDQEDLKGEPGFSGSHDATIEAVAAGSFEVGAVNEQVWAATRAADEVDLRDVVVLWRTPGYADYHWLARPDLDEVYGAGTTRSVTDLLFGLDAANPDDAKILDLFGAEAFVATENANYDQIEAIAAEQGLLA; this is encoded by the coding sequence ATGGCCCAGATCCCGCGACGGTCCCTTTTGCTGGGCTCGGCAGGTCTTTTGTTGCTGACGGCCTGCGGCGGCAAGGACGGGTCGGCCGGGGGCGGCGCGGCCGAGCGCGGCAGCCCGTTGGGGATCTCAGCGATCCCCGACCAGGATCCCGAGCTGTTGAACCGGCTCTACCCGTCGGTGGCGTCCCGGTTCGCTGAGGCCACCGGGCTGGAGGTCACCTACAGGCCGGTGACCGACTACACCGCCGTGGTGCGCGCCTTCGAGGTCGGCGACATCCACCTGGCGTGGATGGGTGGTCTCACCGGGGTGCAGGCCCGGGTCCGGGTCGAGGGCGCGACGGCGATCGCCCAACGTGACATCGACGCCGACTTCCACAGCCTCTTCATCGCCAACTCGGCCGCCGGGCTGGCGCCGTTCGAGGACGTCACCGGGTTGGCCGGGCTGGCTGGTCACACCCTGACGTTCGGCAGCGAGACGTCCACCTCGGGCCGGCTGATGCCGCAGTACTTCATGGCCCAGGGTGGGCTCGACCAAGAGGACCTGAAGGGCGAGCCCGGATTCTCCGGCTCCCACGACGCCACGATCGAGGCGGTCGCCGCCGGGAGCTTCGAGGTCGGCGCGGTCAACGAGCAGGTGTGGGCCGCGACCCGGGCTGCGGATGAGGTCGACCTGCGGGACGTGGTCGTCCTGTGGCGCACCCCTGGGTACGCCGACTACCACTGGCTGGCCCGACCCGACCTCGATGAGGTGTACGGCGCCGGGACCACGCGGTCGGTGACCGACCTGCTGTTCGGCCTGGACGCGGCCAACCCCGACGACGCCAAGATCCTCGACCTCTTCGGCGCCGAAGCGTTTGTGGCCACCGAGAACGCCAACTACGACCAGATCGAGGCCATCGCCGCCGAGCAGGGACTACTCGCGTGA
- a CDS encoding ATP-binding cassette domain-containing protein, translated as MTEPVPVVWLRRAGRRFGSVEALVDIDLTVTAGERVALLGASGAGKSTLLSLLNGSLTATAGTVEVLGVDLSGLPPARLRRVQRRIGTVSQRLDLIEQVRVLHNVNAGRLGHWSTARALAALAWPRADDVALDALDRVGLSWAVHERTELLSGGERQRVAIARLLVQAPDLVVADEPVSSLDPTRAARILDLLSAAGSRPTVVVSLHQPDLARRHCTRAIGLKHGRVVFDLPSGDLHDRVLDDLYALT; from the coding sequence GTGACGGAGCCGGTGCCCGTGGTGTGGCTCCGCCGGGCCGGGCGCCGGTTCGGCTCGGTCGAGGCGCTGGTCGACATCGACCTCACGGTGACCGCGGGCGAGCGAGTGGCACTCCTGGGTGCCAGCGGCGCCGGTAAGAGCACGTTGCTCTCACTTCTGAACGGGTCGCTGACCGCCACCGCCGGCACCGTCGAGGTGCTCGGCGTCGACCTGAGCGGCCTCCCACCCGCCCGGCTACGGCGCGTGCAGCGCAGGATCGGCACCGTCTCCCAGCGCCTCGACCTGATCGAGCAGGTACGCGTGCTGCACAACGTCAACGCGGGTCGACTCGGGCACTGGAGCACCGCCCGGGCCTTGGCCGCGCTCGCCTGGCCCCGCGCCGACGACGTCGCCCTCGACGCGCTGGACCGGGTCGGACTCTCCTGGGCGGTCCACGAACGCACCGAGCTACTCTCCGGCGGGGAACGTCAACGCGTCGCCATCGCCCGACTGCTGGTGCAGGCCCCCGACCTCGTGGTGGCCGACGAGCCCGTCTCCAGCCTGGACCCGACGCGGGCCGCGAGGATCTTGGACCTGTTGAGCGCGGCGGGCAGCCGGCCCACGGTCGTGGTCAGCCTGCACCAGCCCGACCTCGCCCGGCGACACTGCACCCGGGCGATCGGGTTGAAGCACGGCCGGGTGGTCTTCGACCTGCCCTCTGGCGACCTCCACGACCGCGTCCTGGACGATCTGTACGCGCTGACGTGA
- a CDS encoding ABC transporter permease subunit, translating into MSPRAVAGRRVVVGLLVVLPLVWAWRRAVPAGSEVVNRGGIPLVADLMASALRPDLSADFLAVVLDAAGVTLVFAALGTAAALVVGLLGGLVLSDVAWGQRPPRVVRWVRVVLRGALVAVRSIHELIWALLFVSVLGLDPLVAVLAIALPFGAQTAKVFGEILDGVPPGPVRTLRATGSRPVSALAYTLFPAAAPILLSYSFYRFECAIRSAVILGVVGIGGLGQELVVSLQSRNWDQVWTLVGAVLLLSAVADLWSTRLRGDLAVVSCADWSGGKARRRRPTLPVPSGAGDGATRRSARAERSWWARGTALLAAPALAWAWVSSDVSFSGLTSPRTRDLTGRLLDDMWPPVLPPGGWPTLTGAVLDTLAMAVLAMAVAVVVTMLVGPWATRPHRGPMDEHTSLLTGLVRGFLWWASRVVLLKLRSVPPTVWAVIALLVLFPGILPGALALGIYTGGILGRLVAEAWESIDTRPRDALRVVGVRRWLASTAATTPPSVHYLVTYTLYRFEICVRETAIVGVVGAAGLGRLFAENLAIFRFPVITTLLAASFVVSVAAELAGRRLRRAFSA; encoded by the coding sequence GTGAGCCCGAGAGCAGTGGCGGGCCGGCGGGTCGTCGTGGGGCTGCTGGTCGTGCTGCCGCTCGTCTGGGCCTGGCGGCGAGCCGTCCCGGCGGGCTCCGAGGTCGTCAACCGCGGCGGCATCCCCCTGGTCGCGGACCTGATGGCCTCCGCGCTGCGTCCCGACCTGTCGGCGGACTTCCTTGCCGTGGTGCTCGACGCCGCGGGGGTGACGCTGGTCTTCGCCGCCCTGGGCACGGCAGCTGCGCTGGTGGTCGGGCTCCTCGGTGGTCTGGTGCTCAGCGACGTCGCTTGGGGCCAACGCCCCCCGCGAGTCGTGCGGTGGGTACGCGTGGTGCTGCGCGGCGCCTTGGTGGCCGTCCGATCGATCCACGAGCTGATCTGGGCGCTGCTGTTCGTGAGTGTCCTCGGCCTCGATCCGCTGGTCGCGGTGCTCGCGATCGCCCTGCCGTTCGGGGCGCAGACGGCGAAGGTGTTCGGCGAGATCCTGGACGGCGTACCCCCCGGCCCAGTGCGCACCCTGCGCGCCACCGGGTCACGACCCGTGTCGGCGTTGGCCTACACGCTCTTCCCGGCCGCGGCGCCGATCCTCCTGTCGTACTCCTTCTACCGATTCGAGTGTGCCATCCGCTCGGCGGTGATCCTCGGCGTCGTCGGGATCGGCGGGCTCGGCCAAGAGCTGGTGGTCAGCCTCCAGTCCCGCAACTGGGACCAGGTCTGGACCCTGGTGGGCGCGGTGTTGCTGCTCTCGGCCGTGGCCGACCTGTGGAGCACCCGGCTGCGAGGCGATCTGGCGGTGGTGAGCTGCGCGGACTGGTCCGGCGGCAAGGCGCGCCGCCGTCGACCCACCCTGCCTGTGCCTTCCGGCGCCGGGGACGGTGCAACGCGCCGATCAGCTCGGGCCGAGCGGTCCTGGTGGGCCCGCGGCACGGCCCTCCTCGCGGCCCCGGCCCTGGCCTGGGCCTGGGTCTCCTCGGACGTTTCCTTTTCGGGGCTGACCTCCCCGCGCACCCGGGACCTGACCGGCCGACTTCTCGACGACATGTGGCCCCCCGTGTTGCCGCCGGGCGGCTGGCCGACGCTAACCGGTGCCGTCCTCGACACCCTGGCCATGGCAGTGCTGGCCATGGCCGTCGCCGTGGTCGTCACGATGCTGGTCGGCCCTTGGGCGACCCGGCCACACCGGGGACCGATGGACGAGCACACCTCGCTGCTGACCGGCCTCGTCCGGGGTTTCCTGTGGTGGGCGTCCAGAGTCGTGCTGCTGAAGCTGCGCTCGGTCCCACCCACGGTGTGGGCGGTGATCGCCCTTCTCGTCCTGTTTCCCGGCATCCTGCCCGGAGCCCTGGCCCTCGGCATCTACACAGGGGGCATTCTCGGCCGGCTCGTCGCCGAGGCCTGGGAGAGCATAGATACCCGGCCGCGAGACGCCCTGCGGGTCGTCGGCGTGCGCCGCTGGCTGGCCTCGACCGCCGCGACCACGCCACCCTCGGTGCACTATCTGGTCACCTACACGCTCTACCGCTTCGAGATCTGCGTCCGAGAGACCGCCATCGTGGGTGTCGTCGGCGCCGCAGGATTGGGCCGGCTGTTCGCGGAGAACCTCGCGATCTTCCGCTTCCCCGTCATCACCACCCTGCTCGCAGCCTCGTTCGTCGTCAGCGTCGCCGCCGAGCTCGCGGGCCGGCGACTTCGACGCGCCTTCAGCGCGTAG
- a CDS encoding redoxin domain-containing protein: MLDFSSQTVDGAAFEGSSLAGRPAVLWFWAPWCPTCRRQIAGVSAAADQFADEVAFVGVGSLDDSEAIDDFAADVPAREIAQLADPDGEVWRHFGITEQSTYVVLDAEGRTVTSGYLDDAELLDVVGDLAGS; this comes from the coding sequence GTGCTGGACTTCTCCTCCCAGACGGTCGACGGGGCTGCTTTCGAGGGCTCCTCCCTGGCCGGAAGGCCGGCCGTCTTGTGGTTCTGGGCTCCGTGGTGTCCCACCTGCCGCCGTCAGATCGCAGGGGTCAGTGCTGCCGCAGACCAATTCGCCGACGAAGTGGCTTTCGTGGGGGTGGGCAGTCTTGACGACAGCGAGGCCATCGACGACTTCGCGGCCGACGTACCGGCGCGGGAGATCGCCCAGCTCGCCGACCCTGACGGAGAGGTGTGGCGTCACTTCGGCATCACCGAGCAGAGCACGTACGTGGTGCTCGACGCCGAGGGTCGCACGGTGACCAGCGGCTACCTTGATGACGCCGAGTTGCTCGATGTCGTCGGCGACCTGGCCGGCAGCTGA
- a CDS encoding cytochrome c biogenesis protein CcdA, translating to MLDSPLLAVALGAGMLAAVNPCGFALLPAYLSLLILGDQPTTRPRAVGRALGLTVSMTVGFVAVFGIFGFVVAPVASQLQQYLPWFTIALGFSLALVGALLVLGKTPRVPVFRRRAAAAPRPLTRSFGAMAGFGAGYALASLTCTIAPFLAVVVATFRTDSMATGASLFVAYGLGMGAVVGAVAIAVALASDGLVRTLRGTGRWLPRASGGVLLLAGAYVGWYGAWEVRVLGGGATEDPVIDLAARVQRELADLVATVGPGGWALLGLALTALAVTASRRRTRDRTPPTPQDSMP from the coding sequence GTGCTCGACTCGCCCCTGCTGGCCGTCGCCCTCGGTGCCGGGATGCTGGCCGCGGTCAACCCGTGCGGGTTCGCCCTGCTCCCCGCCTACCTCTCGCTCCTGATCCTCGGGGACCAGCCGACCACGCGACCTCGTGCCGTGGGGCGGGCGCTCGGCCTGACGGTTTCGATGACAGTCGGATTCGTGGCTGTGTTCGGGATCTTCGGCTTCGTCGTCGCCCCGGTCGCCTCACAGCTGCAGCAATACCTGCCCTGGTTCACCATCGCCCTCGGGTTCTCCCTGGCCCTGGTCGGGGCACTTCTCGTCCTCGGCAAGACACCGAGGGTCCCCGTATTCCGGCGGCGTGCCGCTGCCGCACCACGCCCGCTCACCCGGAGCTTCGGGGCGATGGCAGGGTTCGGCGCAGGCTACGCGCTGGCGTCGCTCACCTGCACAATCGCTCCGTTCCTGGCAGTGGTGGTGGCGACTTTCCGTACTGATTCGATGGCCACCGGCGCCAGCTTGTTCGTGGCCTATGGGCTCGGCATGGGGGCGGTGGTCGGCGCGGTCGCGATCGCCGTCGCCTTGGCCTCGGACGGTCTGGTGCGAACGTTGCGCGGCACCGGCCGCTGGCTGCCGCGCGCGAGCGGCGGCGTGCTCCTCCTCGCCGGGGCCTATGTCGGCTGGTACGGCGCCTGGGAGGTGCGGGTGCTCGGCGGCGGCGCCACCGAGGACCCCGTCATCGACCTCGCCGCCCGCGTGCAACGCGAACTCGCTGACCTCGTCGCCACGGTCGGTCCCGGAGGATGGGCCCTCCTCGGCCTGGCGCTCACGGCACTCGCGGTCACCGCCAGTAGACGGCGAACCCGGGACCGCACACCACCCACGCCCCAGGACTCGATGCCATGA
- a CDS encoding PucR family transcriptional regulator ligand-binding domain-containing protein yields the protein MLIPLAEILTLPAVAAGAPLVLHGTPEDCLIRWVHSSEVFEMGPLLRGQELLLTTGLGLKGSSPSDLEGYIDALADAGLAALALELGRTFAEVPAAVTRAAKRRNLPLLAFRGVVPFESVVEGFHELVMHRDRATLRVSDRVWRELLDVVLAGDGLNALVKRVAHLANARCVLLARDGRVVAASDPGATQDSPTAANSRTVDLGGTAWGSLVIAGSTSQTHTAILDRAVKVVSLELLRTGTTLETAAVANNLLRDIADSRLPSVEELRSRLEIAGFPAEKGRPIVALCVASDRRISPPVLSAAAHRASRETFGACLVGHLDDDVVIVARVPRGSEQRLREALGKMCSSLSETIEQTTGHAIVTVAAGSPVGDVDGLTATLTQSREVASIARRLGARRQPLHARDLGIYRLLARFGNEPELADFLREQIGPLLDHDATYSSKLVQTLDTYLQHGLAKTETATALGIRRQTLYNRLDRINAVLGRDALTAHESRTALSLALHAWRLRTGLDPSRSGG from the coding sequence ATGCTCATCCCCCTCGCCGAGATCCTCACCCTCCCGGCAGTCGCCGCAGGGGCACCGCTCGTGCTGCACGGCACGCCCGAGGACTGCCTGATCCGGTGGGTGCACTCCTCCGAGGTCTTCGAAATGGGTCCCCTGCTCCGCGGCCAAGAGCTGCTCCTGACGACGGGCCTCGGGCTCAAAGGCAGCTCTCCCTCTGACCTCGAGGGCTACATCGATGCCCTCGCCGACGCGGGGCTCGCGGCGCTGGCCCTGGAGCTCGGGCGCACGTTCGCCGAGGTGCCCGCCGCGGTGACCCGCGCCGCGAAGCGACGTAACCTCCCCCTGCTCGCTTTCCGCGGGGTGGTCCCGTTCGAAAGCGTGGTCGAGGGGTTCCACGAGCTGGTCATGCACCGGGACCGCGCAACCTTGCGCGTATCGGACAGGGTGTGGCGCGAACTACTGGACGTCGTACTCGCCGGCGACGGCCTGAACGCACTGGTCAAGCGGGTCGCCCACCTCGCCAACGCGCGGTGCGTCCTCCTGGCCCGCGACGGCCGCGTCGTGGCAGCCAGCGATCCCGGGGCGACACAGGACTCCCCTACCGCTGCCAACAGCCGTACGGTCGACCTCGGAGGCACCGCCTGGGGATCCCTGGTGATCGCGGGCAGCACGAGCCAGACGCACACGGCGATCCTCGACCGGGCCGTCAAGGTCGTGAGCCTCGAGCTGCTCCGCACCGGCACGACCCTGGAGACCGCAGCAGTCGCCAACAACCTCCTCCGGGACATCGCGGACAGCCGCCTGCCCTCAGTGGAGGAGCTGCGTTCGAGACTTGAGATCGCCGGCTTTCCCGCCGAGAAGGGGCGGCCCATCGTCGCCCTGTGTGTCGCCAGTGACCGACGCATCTCGCCGCCGGTCCTCTCGGCGGCCGCGCATCGCGCTTCGCGCGAGACGTTCGGAGCCTGTCTGGTGGGTCACCTCGACGACGATGTCGTCATCGTCGCCCGGGTCCCCCGGGGCAGCGAGCAACGGCTCCGCGAAGCGCTCGGCAAGATGTGCTCCTCCTTGTCGGAGACCATCGAGCAGACGACCGGCCACGCGATCGTCACCGTGGCCGCCGGATCACCGGTCGGCGACGTAGACGGACTGACCGCCACCCTCACCCAGTCCCGCGAGGTGGCTTCGATCGCCCGCAGGCTCGGTGCCCGACGACAGCCCCTGCATGCACGCGACCTGGGTATCTACCGGCTGCTGGCACGCTTCGGCAACGAACCCGAGCTCGCCGACTTCCTGCGCGAGCAGATCGGCCCCCTGCTCGACCACGACGCGACGTACTCCTCCAAACTCGTGCAGACACTCGACACATATCTCCAGCACGGCCTCGCCAAGACCGAAACCGCGACAGCGCTGGGCATTCGACGACAGACCCTGTACAACAGGCTGGACCGCATCAACGCCGTCCTGGGCCGCGATGCTCTCACTGCTCACGAAAGCAGGACCGCGCTCAGCCTCGCTCTCCACGCGTGGAGACTACGGACAGGTCTCGATCCCAGCCGGAGCGGCGGCTGA
- a CDS encoding nucleoside deaminase: MQHERCPCGDCREGEDLGEGDEHAKTLDLPGRVVKARAEIFDVLSLPAVGCDGEHSVLSHNEGGHPNRRFPVNYDLIVMKLAVEQARLGLEEGGVPIGAALIVNGEVLGVGRNRRVQQGSVIRHGETDCLENVGRLPASSYRRATLYTTLSPCPMCAGTILLYGIPRVVIGENRTFEASEALLRSHGVELEVLDLPECIDLMAQFIDRSPEIWNEDIGVEDPTGPTPATAALETR; this comes from the coding sequence GTGCAGCACGAGCGGTGCCCCTGCGGCGACTGCCGGGAGGGTGAGGATCTCGGCGAGGGGGATGAGCATGCCAAGACGCTCGATCTACCTGGACGAGTTGTCAAGGCTCGTGCGGAAATATTCGACGTACTGTCCCTGCCGGCGGTCGGATGTGACGGCGAACACTCGGTGCTATCCCACAACGAGGGTGGGCACCCGAACAGGAGGTTTCCCGTGAACTACGACCTCATCGTCATGAAGCTGGCGGTCGAGCAGGCTCGCCTAGGGCTGGAGGAAGGCGGCGTCCCCATCGGCGCCGCACTCATCGTGAACGGCGAGGTTCTGGGGGTCGGTCGTAACCGCAGGGTTCAGCAGGGCAGCGTGATCCGACATGGGGAGACCGACTGTTTGGAGAACGTCGGCCGACTTCCGGCGTCGTCGTACCGTCGCGCGACGCTGTACACGACGCTCTCGCCATGTCCCATGTGCGCCGGGACGATCCTCCTCTACGGGATCCCACGCGTCGTGATCGGAGAGAACCGCACGTTCGAGGCAAGCGAAGCCCTGTTGCGTTCTCACGGCGTCGAGCTCGAGGTCCTCGACCTCCCCGAGTGCATCGACCTCATGGCTCAGTTCATCGACCGCAGCCCAGAGATCTGGAACGAAGACATCGGGGTCGAGGACCCCACCGGACCCACGCCCGCCACCGCAGCCTTGGAGACACGATGA
- a CDS encoding cytosine permease, with amino-acid sequence MTAHSAPDSAYDEHALDPVPEGARESTAMQQFWIWAGANIAPINWVLGALGIVLGLGLADTVLVLVLGNLVGMAVFGFFVLMGQRTGVSQMVLARSAFGRRGAYLPAIIQGITSAGWCAINTWIVLDLVVALLGELGMSGGTGVKIAIVLVVMALQTWIAANGFRWISAFERYTVPVTLVVLLAMSVVAWTKLDVDWGYAGAGLEGKDRLSAMSTVMTAIGIGWGITWLAYASDYSRFVSPSVPKRKLYVASVLGQFIPVVWLGVLGASVATIGKQADPGQLIVTVFGALAIPVLLLVIHGPIATNILNIYSCALCALTVDLKVSRRNMAYLVGAFASVFTIVLIFQESFAHALDGWLASLVVWVAPWASIMAVHYYLVRRQQVDIDALYDAPGRSRLGDIKWDAMISFLVGIFAAWFFEFGIPTALQGPGAKMLGNVDISWLAGGLTAGVLYTVLARRSASARSRGLVDAATRAE; translated from the coding sequence ATGACAGCACACTCAGCACCCGACTCGGCGTACGACGAGCACGCGCTCGACCCTGTCCCCGAGGGTGCGCGCGAGTCGACCGCCATGCAACAGTTCTGGATCTGGGCGGGCGCGAACATCGCCCCCATCAACTGGGTGCTCGGCGCCCTCGGCATCGTGCTCGGTCTCGGCCTCGCCGACACGGTCCTCGTCCTGGTGCTGGGGAACCTGGTCGGTATGGCCGTCTTCGGGTTCTTCGTCCTGATGGGTCAGCGGACCGGCGTGAGCCAGATGGTCCTCGCCCGCAGCGCCTTCGGTCGGCGCGGCGCCTACCTGCCGGCGATCATCCAGGGCATCACTTCCGCTGGCTGGTGCGCTATCAACACCTGGATCGTGCTCGACCTCGTGGTCGCGCTGCTCGGCGAACTCGGGATGTCCGGAGGCACGGGCGTCAAGATCGCCATCGTCTTGGTGGTGATGGCACTGCAGACCTGGATTGCGGCCAACGGCTTCCGCTGGATCTCCGCGTTCGAGAGGTACACCGTCCCCGTCACCCTCGTCGTACTCCTGGCCATGAGCGTCGTCGCGTGGACCAAACTCGACGTGGACTGGGGGTACGCCGGTGCCGGACTGGAGGGCAAAGACCGGCTGAGCGCCATGAGCACGGTCATGACCGCGATCGGCATCGGCTGGGGCATCACCTGGCTCGCGTACGCCTCTGACTACTCGCGCTTCGTGTCGCCCTCGGTCCCCAAGCGGAAGCTGTACGTCGCGAGCGTGCTCGGTCAATTCATTCCCGTCGTCTGGCTGGGCGTGCTCGGCGCGTCGGTGGCGACCATCGGCAAGCAGGCGGACCCGGGTCAGCTCATCGTCACGGTCTTCGGTGCTCTCGCGATCCCCGTGCTGCTACTGGTGATCCACGGCCCGATCGCCACCAACATCCTCAACATCTACAGCTGCGCGCTCTGTGCCCTCACCGTCGACCTGAAGGTGTCGCGCAGGAACATGGCCTACCTCGTGGGTGCCTTCGCGTCGGTGTTCACGATCGTGCTCATCTTCCAGGAGAGCTTCGCGCACGCTCTCGACGGTTGGCTGGCCAGCCTCGTCGTATGGGTCGCACCATGGGCCTCGATCATGGCCGTGCACTACTACTTGGTCCGTCGTCAGCAGGTGGACATCGACGCCTTGTACGACGCACCCGGCCGCTCCCGGCTCGGCGACATCAAGTGGGACGCCATGATCTCGTTCCTGGTCGGCATCTTCGCCGCCTGGTTCTTCGAGTTCGGCATCCCGACTGCCCTGCAGGGACCCGGCGCGAAGATGCTCGGCAACGTGGACATCTCGTGGCTCGCGGGCGGTCTGACTGCGGGAGTCCTCTACACGGTGCTCGCGAGGCGCTCGGCCTCGGCCCGCTCCCGGGGGCTCGTCGACGCAGCCACAAGGGCCGAGTGA